Proteins found in one Halobaculum sp. MBLA0147 genomic segment:
- a CDS encoding H/ACA ribonucleoprotein complex subunit GAR1, producing the protein MRRVGSVVRTAQRLAVVRLPDDETDRPDPPDVGTRVVDESLDGVGEVVDVFGPVDRPYVAVTPDDGVALPPLVGERLYAR; encoded by the coding sequence GTGCGACGCGTCGGCTCCGTCGTCCGGACGGCACAACGCCTCGCCGTGGTCCGGCTGCCGGACGACGAGACGGACCGCCCCGACCCGCCGGATGTGGGGACCCGCGTCGTCGACGAGTCGCTGGACGGCGTCGGCGAGGTGGTCGACGTGTTCGGGCCGGTCGACCGCCCCTACGTCGCGGTGACGCCCGACGACGGGGTCGCGCTCCCGCCGCTGGTCGGCGAACGACTGTACGCGCGGTGA
- a CDS encoding sodium:proline symporter translates to MIAPTTALATAALVLGALAALGVYYSREVDSVEDYLLARGSADGPRTTATLVASVMGVWILLSPAEAGAVFGGLSAVLGYAVGEALPMLAYARLGPRIRELVPAGHSLTEYALARYGPAMYVFVLVVSVFYMFVFLAAELTGIASAMSFVAGVPRWQTAVLVGGVVLAYTAYGGLRASIVTDTVQTVLLVPLVLLTGVGAVAALGGPTAVHSHVVAADPTLLDPTFLTGLRFGVWVAVAILGAELVNQSWWQRVYAASDPATLRRGFHIAAVVNFLLVLVAGLFGVLARGYVDLTLDPAAAGYDGSVAFFVLLQEAFPDLLVFAVALLALLLVSSSADTLFNALASLVTADLPRVLSDPDDRTLTVAARLLTVVVAVAAVSVSLRARSVLQLFLLADLFGVATMVPLLSGLYLERVRGGGALAGGVAGLAVGVAWFPNALVRGTLTAVPGLAGLLPTPDFLVAFLGALAVSTAVTAAGVPFADRFDLDRLDRDVRRLGANDATGDGELATDGGDHQTDGGEL, encoded by the coding sequence GTGATCGCACCCACGACCGCACTCGCGACCGCCGCGCTCGTGTTGGGCGCGCTCGCGGCGCTGGGTGTCTACTACTCCAGAGAGGTCGACTCCGTCGAGGACTACCTGCTCGCACGTGGGTCGGCCGACGGCCCGCGCACGACGGCGACGCTGGTCGCCTCGGTGATGGGGGTGTGGATCCTCCTGTCGCCCGCCGAGGCCGGAGCGGTGTTCGGCGGTCTCTCGGCAGTGTTGGGGTACGCCGTCGGCGAGGCGCTGCCGATGCTGGCGTACGCCCGTCTCGGCCCACGGATCCGCGAGTTGGTGCCGGCGGGCCACTCGCTGACGGAGTACGCCCTGGCGCGGTACGGCCCCGCGATGTACGTGTTCGTGCTCGTCGTGAGCGTCTTCTACATGTTCGTCTTCCTCGCGGCGGAGCTGACCGGGATCGCCTCCGCGATGTCGTTCGTCGCGGGCGTCCCACGCTGGCAGACGGCCGTGCTCGTCGGCGGCGTCGTGCTCGCGTACACCGCCTACGGCGGACTGCGCGCCAGCATCGTCACCGACACGGTCCAGACGGTGTTGCTCGTCCCGCTGGTCCTCCTGACGGGTGTCGGAGCCGTCGCCGCGTTGGGTGGGCCGACGGCGGTCCACAGCCACGTCGTCGCTGCCGACCCGACGCTGTTGGACCCGACGTTCCTCACGGGGTTGCGGTTCGGCGTGTGGGTCGCCGTCGCCATCCTCGGCGCGGAGTTGGTCAACCAGAGTTGGTGGCAGCGGGTGTACGCCGCCAGCGACCCCGCGACGCTGCGACGCGGGTTCCACATCGCCGCGGTCGTCAACTTCCTGCTCGTGCTCGTCGCCGGGCTGTTCGGCGTGCTCGCTCGCGGCTACGTCGACCTGACGCTCGATCCCGCCGCCGCAGGGTACGACGGCAGCGTCGCGTTCTTCGTCTTGTTGCAGGAGGCGTTCCCCGACCTGCTCGTGTTCGCGGTCGCGTTGCTGGCACTGCTGTTGGTCTCCAGCAGCGCCGACACGCTGTTCAACGCGTTGGCGAGCCTCGTCACCGCCGACTTACCGCGGGTGCTCTCGGACCCGGACGACCGCACGCTCACCGTCGCGGCGCGACTCCTCACCGTCGTCGTCGCCGTCGCCGCAGTGTCCGTCAGCCTCCGCGCCCGGAGTGTCCTCCAACTGTTCCTGCTCGCGGACCTGTTCGGCGTCGCGACGATGGTCCCGCTGCTGTCTGGCCTCTACCTCGAACGCGTCCGCGGCGGTGGGGCACTCGCCGGTGGTGTCGCCGGGCTCGCCGTCGGGGTCGCGTGGTTCCCGAACGCTCTCGTCCGCGGCACGCTGACCGCCGTGCCCGGACTCGCGGGACTCCTCCCGACGCCGGACTTCCTCGTCGCGTTCCTCGGCGCACTCGCCGTCTCGACGGCCGTCACCGCGGCCGGCGTCCCCTTCGCCGACCGCTTCGACCTCGACCGACTCGACCGCGACGTCCGCCGACTGGGCGCGAACGACGCGACCGGTGACGGGGAACTCGCGACCGACGGTGGTGACCACCAGACAGACGGCGGTGAACTCTAA
- a CDS encoding S8 family serine peptidase translates to MSDRETSRRRIVGSLLGVGSLTVLGSRSARAQPTEKGRPNRYGESGTRGSSFRDPAYLNHLLDMGSARERVRTYERTGRTEALITPALQRAAASTDDGTVDVTVQTTGRRARVRTSGQFGRRLFGWQPTPAEVRRLGEYGDVGATMSVASTAVAVSNVAVEDLSELVDLPFVLEVGHDPEIAGVNGATRETSATVTTSSTPTADDLRTSAHSDFESVSQLLDVKVGGFVAGYEPDGVATAYGKNWAQEVGIDTDLAKDFSGAGGWRVSDDLTHADHGSDVLNTAAYMLKPFAQRNDHMVPIRIWDTSADGTDDPQASDFSNAVDYALKNDIAAGVCSLVVTGNVSYCPSSVCAELESYATAGYTMAVASGTQNNDTNVDYPAGSYFTVGVGAYNGASNDGFGRDEKSQYCTVSYYSDAASRAYCPWCHDYGGDAKFCPDIYSCGDFSAPDGGGLGGTSMAAPVVGAAGGLDVSSNPADSHYNRLSRYHDMNTHPVYPSDTSKLGGALYTPTLV, encoded by the coding sequence ATGTCGGATCGAGAAACCAGCAGACGGCGTATCGTCGGATCACTGCTCGGGGTCGGTTCGCTCACTGTGCTCGGGAGTCGGTCTGCTCGGGCACAGCCGACGGAGAAGGGCCGGCCGAACAGGTACGGTGAGAGTGGAACTCGTGGATCGTCGTTCCGAGACCCGGCGTACCTCAATCACCTGCTCGACATGGGGTCGGCGCGGGAGCGCGTCAGAACCTACGAGCGCACTGGTCGTACGGAGGCGCTCATCACCCCGGCGCTCCAGCGCGCAGCAGCGTCGACGGACGACGGAACGGTCGACGTGACCGTACAGACGACCGGTCGACGTGCACGGGTCCGCACCTCGGGCCAGTTCGGTCGGCGTCTCTTCGGGTGGCAACCGACACCAGCCGAGGTACGACGGCTCGGCGAGTACGGCGACGTCGGGGCGACGATGTCCGTCGCCTCGACGGCGGTCGCGGTGTCGAACGTGGCGGTCGAGGACCTCTCGGAACTGGTCGATCTCCCGTTCGTGCTAGAAGTCGGACACGACCCGGAGATCGCGGGCGTGAACGGTGCGACTCGGGAGACGAGTGCGACGGTCACGACGTCGTCGACGCCCACGGCCGACGACCTCCGGACGAGCGCCCACAGCGACTTCGAGTCCGTCTCACAGTTGCTCGACGTGAAAGTGGGTGGGTTCGTCGCCGGATACGAACCGGACGGAGTAGCGACCGCCTACGGAAAGAATTGGGCACAGGAGGTGGGGATCGACACCGACCTCGCGAAGGACTTCAGCGGCGCAGGCGGGTGGCGAGTCTCTGACGATCTCACGCACGCAGACCACGGATCGGACGTACTCAACACGGCTGCATACATGTTGAAACCGTTTGCTCAACGTAACGATCATATGGTACCGATTCGCATTTGGGATACATCTGCCGACGGCACGGACGACCCGCAAGCGAGTGACTTCTCGAACGCGGTCGACTACGCGCTGAAGAACGACATCGCGGCAGGCGTCTGTTCACTCGTCGTCACCGGTAACGTCTCGTACTGCCCGAGTTCCGTGTGTGCAGAACTAGAGTCGTACGCTACTGCTGGCTACACCATGGCCGTCGCCAGTGGGACTCAAAACAACGACACCAACGTCGACTACCCTGCCGGGTCGTACTTCACCGTCGGAGTCGGTGCCTACAACGGTGCGAGTAACGACGGGTTCGGACGCGACGAAAAGTCACAGTACTGCACTGTGAGTTACTACTCCGACGCAGCCAGTCGGGCGTACTGTCCCTGGTGTCACGATTACGGTGGAGACGCGAAGTTCTGTCCAGACATCTACTCGTGTGGTGACTTCAGTGCGCCCGACGGCGGTGGGCTGGGAGGAACGTCGATGGCCGCGCCGGTCGTCGGAGCAGCAGGCGGGTTGGACGTTTCGTCGAATCCTGCAGACAGTCACTACAACCGCCTGAGTCGCTATCACGACATGAACACACACCCAGTGTACCCGAGTGACACGTCGAAACTCGGCGGCGCTCTCTACACACCCACCCTCGTGTAG
- a CDS encoding transcriptional regulator, whose protein sequence is MSEPVDHEPSESGRSVPTPDESSTDRTLLRTEYARLLSAEGYGDVRVLSHEAAERVFTERRRELLRVLDEFDVSSQRELARLVDRDPGAVQRDLQTLIEFDLVSLADDGRANRPVLAYDTVVVEPLVAPDTVVPEASFTPDDEP, encoded by the coding sequence ATGAGCGAACCAGTCGACCACGAGCCATCCGAGAGCGGCCGGTCCGTCCCGACACCAGACGAGTCCAGTACCGACAGGACGCTGCTACGAACCGAGTACGCGCGACTCCTCTCCGCCGAGGGGTACGGCGACGTTCGCGTCCTCTCCCACGAGGCAGCCGAGCGCGTGTTCACCGAGCGCCGGCGAGAACTCCTCCGGGTTCTCGACGAGTTCGACGTGTCTTCACAGCGCGAACTAGCGCGTCTGGTAGATCGAGATCCGGGTGCCGTACAGCGAGACCTCCAGACACTGATCGAGTTCGACCTCGTGTCGCTCGCCGACGACGGGCGTGCCAACCGGCCGGTGCTCGCGTACGACACCGTCGTCGTCGAACCACTCGTCGCACCCGACACCGTCGTCCCCGAGGCGTCATTCACACCCGACGACGAGCCGTAA
- a CDS encoding DUF2795 domain-containing protein produces the protein MRIEDTAAELRTHEFPITRDDILAEHGDVTVELADGSDTVTDVLERAGGEEYATYEDLRAALLCGLPAGAVGRRGYSDRDAPAVGEEGPTPVSF, from the coding sequence ATGCGAATCGAAGACACGGCAGCCGAGCTCCGGACGCACGAGTTCCCGATCACCCGCGACGACATTCTAGCCGAACACGGGGACGTGACGGTGGAGCTCGCCGACGGGAGCGACACGGTGACGGACGTGTTGGAGCGAGCCGGCGGCGAGGAGTACGCCACCTACGAGGACCTGCGTGCGGCGCTCCTGTGCGGGCTCCCGGCCGGTGCGGTCGGGCGTCGCGGCTACAGTGACCGCGACGCCCCCGCCGTCGGCGAGGAGGGGCCCACGCCGGTCTCGTTCTAG
- a CDS encoding cox cluster protein, which produces MSESPGLSEQYRTASPWPLFVAMGLPVSELGILFGLFPVAVAGLLLFCGSVAGMVAESGYAATPWPAVAVSGVACLGVGAWFFFGSLGLVVRGQAVGAAGILLVVGAVVGKVVSFSKRDAAV; this is translated from the coding sequence ATGAGTGAGAGTCCGGGGTTGAGCGAGCAGTACCGGACGGCGAGCCCGTGGCCGTTGTTCGTCGCGATGGGGTTGCCGGTCTCGGAGCTCGGCATCCTCTTCGGGTTGTTCCCGGTGGCCGTCGCCGGGCTGTTGCTGTTCTGTGGCAGCGTCGCGGGGATGGTCGCGGAGTCCGGGTACGCGGCGACCCCGTGGCCGGCGGTCGCCGTGTCGGGCGTCGCCTGTCTCGGCGTGGGTGCGTGGTTCTTCTTCGGCAGCCTCGGCTTGGTCGTCCGCGGACAGGCCGTCGGTGCCGCCGGGATTCTCCTCGTGGTCGGCGCGGTCGTCGGCAAGGTCGTGTCGTTCTCGAAGCGCGACGCGGCGGTGTAG
- the pyrF gene encoding orotidine-5'-phosphate decarboxylase — MPEFGQFFERLRERIERHDTVVSVGLDADPDKLPAHLSDHDLPRWAFNRRIIDETHEYAACYKPNVAFYEDADGWRALRETIAYAHGKDVPVLLDAKRGDIGNTARQYATLLDEADAITLNPYLGRDSLEPFLSRADKGVFVLCRTSNPGGADLQTLALDSGEPLYRRVAALAELWNDRDNVGLVVGATAPEELEELREAVPELPFLVPGVGAQGGDAEAAVEHGLADGVGLVNSSRGIIFADETGGEQFHKAAGRAARRLRDRLNDHRE, encoded by the coding sequence GTGCCCGAGTTCGGTCAGTTCTTCGAGCGGCTCCGCGAGCGGATCGAGCGCCACGACACCGTCGTCTCCGTCGGTCTCGACGCCGACCCGGACAAGCTCCCCGCGCACCTGTCGGACCACGACCTGCCGCGGTGGGCGTTCAACCGCCGGATCATCGACGAGACCCACGAGTACGCGGCCTGCTACAAGCCCAACGTCGCCTTCTACGAGGACGCCGACGGCTGGCGTGCGCTCAGGGAGACCATCGCCTACGCCCACGGCAAGGACGTGCCGGTGTTGTTGGACGCCAAGCGGGGCGACATCGGCAACACGGCGCGTCAGTACGCGACGCTGTTGGACGAGGCCGACGCGATCACCCTGAACCCGTACCTCGGCCGTGACTCCCTGGAGCCGTTCCTCTCGCGGGCCGACAAGGGTGTGTTCGTGCTCTGCCGCACCTCGAACCCCGGCGGAGCGGACCTCCAGACGCTGGCGCTCGACTCGGGCGAGCCGCTCTACCGCCGTGTCGCGGCGCTGGCGGAGCTGTGGAACGACCGCGACAACGTGGGACTGGTCGTCGGCGCGACCGCGCCCGAGGAGCTCGAGGAACTCCGCGAGGCAGTCCCGGAACTCCCCTTCCTCGTCCCCGGTGTCGGCGCACAGGGCGGGGACGCGGAGGCGGCCGTCGAACACGGGTTGGCCGACGGTGTCGGACTGGTGAACTCCTCGCGCGGGATCATCTTCGCCGACGAGACCGGTGGCGAGCAGTTCCACAAGGCCGCCGGCCGCGCCGCACGCCGACTCCGCGACCGACTGAACGACCACCGCGAGTAG
- a CDS encoding DUF6684 family protein: protein MVATFDRDTLLDLLVNVIPLVIIAFFVGAFALFDPFQGDSLGRAIQLLLLLAPFVALAVLTYVSGKAIAGDEKRAEVYHQGQATLPDAEPKHGHEDELEAEQTAEGELEAPADEETTEADEETDTDTEADVDDAETAETTADDTEAAEADETDTEADDTEAAETDDD from the coding sequence ATGGTAGCCACGTTCGACAGGGACACGCTGTTGGACCTCCTGGTCAACGTGATCCCGCTCGTGATCATCGCGTTCTTCGTCGGTGCCTTCGCGCTGTTCGACCCCTTCCAGGGCGACAGTCTCGGCCGGGCGATCCAGTTGTTGCTGTTGCTCGCCCCGTTCGTCGCGCTCGCCGTGTTGACGTACGTCTCCGGGAAGGCGATCGCCGGCGACGAGAAGCGCGCCGAGGTGTACCACCAGGGGCAGGCGACACTGCCCGACGCCGAGCCGAAACACGGCCACGAGGACGAGCTCGAGGCGGAGCAGACCGCCGAGGGTGAACTCGAAGCGCCGGCCGACGAGGAGACGACCGAGGCGGACGAGGAGACGGACACCGACACCGAGGCGGACGTGGACGACGCGGAGACGGCGGAGACGACGGCAGACGACACCGAGGCGGCGGAGGCAGACGAGACAGACACGGAGGCAGACGACACCGAGGCGGCGGAGACGGACGACGACTGA
- a CDS encoding divalent metal cation transporter: MGPSWVAGAVAAGPATMASLVTAGATFGYDLLWVVICSALFGSLAQYLAVRVGLATERGIVSAVRTHLGRRWAWLLVVDTVLAAGLAQLVITKGLADVSAAVTGVDGRAWGVVWAVVLAVGLAGRGYRFVETVAKLLVAAVVVAFLASLAVVPVDPVAAAGGVVPSLPGGVDGALVAAGILGGAVHVTLVTMHTYTIRARGWTTRDAGLATFDVGASMLVAFGVYSLAVFLVAASVFAGADVAPSELTALSASQALGPLVGASAEWLFLLGLLGAALSTLGGNTVAPPFVLADALGWDTDVSDDRYRALLAGFALLSALGPFVGGAFFPLLVLVLAFGLVGTPFALVVVLAVLHADGVPTDPSRSLTAGGVVLVLVTAVLAGNFARGHVTPFPPTEPLSVAVTLFAVGLGLATLGLVGDRLRRRVVDA; the protein is encoded by the coding sequence ATGGGCCCGTCGTGGGTCGCGGGCGCGGTCGCGGCCGGGCCGGCGACGATGGCGAGTCTCGTGACCGCGGGGGCGACGTTCGGCTACGACCTGCTGTGGGTCGTCATCTGCTCGGCGCTGTTCGGCAGTCTCGCACAGTACCTCGCCGTCCGGGTCGGACTGGCGACGGAACGGGGGATCGTGAGCGCCGTCCGGACACACCTCGGCCGGCGGTGGGCGTGGCTGCTCGTCGTCGACACGGTGCTCGCAGCGGGGTTGGCACAGCTCGTCATCACGAAGGGGCTCGCGGACGTGTCGGCGGCCGTGACGGGCGTCGACGGCCGTGCCTGGGGTGTCGTCTGGGCGGTCGTCCTCGCGGTCGGGCTGGCCGGACGCGGCTACCGGTTCGTCGAGACCGTCGCGAAGCTGCTCGTCGCGGCGGTCGTCGTCGCCTTCCTCGCGTCGCTGGCCGTCGTGCCGGTCGACCCGGTCGCTGCCGCCGGTGGAGTCGTCCCGTCGCTCCCGGGCGGTGTCGACGGCGCGCTCGTCGCCGCGGGCATCCTCGGCGGGGCGGTCCACGTGACGCTCGTGACGATGCACACGTACACGATCCGTGCTCGCGGCTGGACCACTCGCGACGCCGGACTGGCGACGTTCGACGTGGGCGCCTCGATGCTCGTCGCCTTCGGCGTGTACAGTCTCGCCGTCTTTCTCGTCGCCGCGAGCGTCTTCGCCGGTGCCGACGTGGCGCCGAGCGAACTGACGGCGCTGTCGGCCTCGCAGGCGCTCGGGCCGCTCGTCGGCGCGAGTGCGGAGTGGCTGTTCCTGCTCGGGCTGTTGGGCGCGGCGCTGTCGACGCTGGGTGGGAACACCGTCGCCCCGCCGTTCGTCCTCGCGGACGCGCTCGGCTGGGACACCGACGTGTCCGACGATCGCTACCGGGCGTTGCTAGCCGGGTTCGCGCTCCTCTCCGCGCTGGGGCCGTTCGTCGGCGGCGCGTTCTTCCCGCTGTTGGTGCTCGTCCTCGCCTTCGGGCTCGTCGGCACACCGTTCGCGCTGGTCGTCGTCCTCGCCGTCCTCCACGCCGACGGGGTCCCGACCGACCCGTCCCGGTCCCTCACCGCCGGTGGGGTCGTGCTCGTCCTCGTGACCGCGGTCCTCGCCGGGAACTTCGCCCGTGGACACGTCACGCCCTTCCCCCCGACGGAGCCGTTGTCCGTCGCCGTGACGCTGTTCGCGGTCGGGCTCGGACTCGCGACGCTCGGACTGGTCGGCGACCGCCTGCGGCGACGGGTCGTCGACGCGTGA
- the srp19 gene encoding signal recognition particle subunit SRP19 — MVENVLWPAYFDAELTRAEGRRLPADQAVPAPTVDEIAQAVQQVGYDATVERGKAYSREYEPRGRVLAKGTTDTTKNDLVRAVGAYVAVVRGE; from the coding sequence ATGGTCGAGAACGTCCTGTGGCCCGCCTACTTCGACGCGGAGTTGACCCGCGCGGAGGGGCGCCGCCTCCCCGCGGACCAGGCGGTCCCGGCACCCACCGTCGACGAGATCGCACAGGCCGTCCAGCAGGTGGGGTACGACGCCACCGTCGAGCGGGGGAAGGCGTACTCTCGCGAGTACGAGCCACGCGGTCGCGTCCTCGCGAAGGGGACGACGGACACGACGAAGAACGATCTCGTCCGTGCCGTCGGCGCCTACGTCGCCGTCGTCCGCGGGGAGTGA
- the hjc gene encoding Holliday junction resolvase Hjc → MPGNPKGDRRERELVNRLDEAGFAVMRAPASGSATDRELPDVLAGDGERFYAVEAKASGGDPIYLDAEEVEALIYFAQNFGAKARIGARFDREDWAFFHPADLHTTDSGNKRVKKERALSDGEDVAALAGHSEQASLGADGVDEPDDPTEGVEGILTAVQQGTMSVEEAADVL, encoded by the coding sequence ATGCCAGGCAACCCCAAGGGCGACCGTCGCGAGCGGGAGTTGGTCAACCGTCTCGACGAGGCGGGGTTCGCGGTGATGCGGGCACCGGCGAGTGGCTCCGCGACGGACCGCGAGCTCCCGGACGTGCTCGCGGGCGACGGGGAGCGGTTCTACGCCGTGGAGGCGAAGGCCTCCGGCGGCGACCCGATCTACCTCGACGCCGAGGAGGTGGAGGCGCTGATCTACTTCGCACAGAACTTCGGCGCGAAGGCCCGCATCGGCGCCCGGTTCGACCGGGAAGACTGGGCGTTCTTCCACCCGGCGGATCTCCACACGACCGACAGCGGCAACAAGCGCGTCAAGAAGGAGAGAGCGCTGTCGGACGGGGAGGACGTGGCCGCACTGGCCGGCCACTCCGAACAGGCGAGTCTCGGTGCCGACGGCGTCGACGAGCCGGACGATCCAACGGAGGGTGTCGAGGGGATCCTCACGGCCGTCCAGCAGGGGACGATGTCCGTCGAGGAGGCCGCCGACGTGTTGTAG
- a CDS encoding cox cluster protein, with product MTAGTDEQGFAGRRLVVVLYVLLVGVGATAGVLVATFVDGLSRPELFGVVPLPATAVGFAVFGGVTMAVVLGVPLAGVVYVSRRIDDPHAVDEE from the coding sequence GTGACAGCAGGTACCGACGAGCAGGGGTTCGCGGGACGGCGACTCGTGGTCGTGTTGTACGTGCTCTTGGTCGGCGTCGGCGCGACCGCCGGCGTCCTCGTGGCGACGTTCGTCGACGGCCTCTCGCGGCCGGAGCTGTTCGGAGTCGTCCCCTTGCCAGCGACCGCGGTCGGGTTCGCCGTCTTCGGCGGCGTGACGATGGCGGTCGTCCTCGGCGTCCCACTCGCGGGCGTCGTCTACGTCTCGCGCCGGATCGACGACCCGCACGCCGTCGACGAGGAGTGA
- a CDS encoding cbb3-type cytochrome c oxidase subunit I — MGVFLLAVAGFLTRVENWYSYTPMGSGAAGLGDTAERYVDEEKPAGLIRWLTTVDHKDIGMLYGLYAVIAFVVGGLMVMAMRVELITPEVDVLGSATFYNSLLTSHGITMLFLFGTPIIAAFANYLVPLMIGADDMAFPRINAIAFWLLPPAALLIWAGFFPVDGIIPAQTAWTMYTPLSAGGGVGTQGNVGVDLMLLGLHLSGVSATMGAINFIATIVTERDGKVTWANLDIFSWTILTQSGLILFAFPLLGSALIMLLLDRNFGTTFFAVGGGDPILWQHLFWFFGHPEVYILVLPPMGIVSYVLPRFSGRKLFGFKFVVYSTLAIGVLSFGVWAHHMFTTGIDPRLRASFMAVSLAIAIPSAVKTFNWITTMWNGKLRLTAPMLFCIGFVSNFVIGGVTGVFLASIPVDLVLHDTYYVVGHFHYIVMGAITFAGMAGLYYWFPLYTGRWYQESLAKVHFWLWMVGTNVTFFAMVLLGYGGMPRRYASYLPQFITLHQIATFGAVLLLIGGFLWVYNFVVSWLEGPTVESGDPWNLADRDLNTAEWDWFDQKLKTAIADGGDEEDGETVLPDGGEPESDD; from the coding sequence ATGGGGGTGTTCCTCCTCGCCGTCGCCGGCTTCCTCACGCGTGTGGAGAACTGGTACTCCTACACGCCGATGGGGTCGGGCGCCGCCGGTCTCGGCGACACCGCCGAGCGGTACGTCGACGAGGAGAAGCCCGCGGGGCTCATCCGCTGGCTCACCACCGTCGACCACAAGGACATCGGGATGCTGTACGGGTTGTACGCCGTGATCGCCTTCGTCGTCGGCGGCCTGATGGTGATGGCGATGCGCGTCGAGTTGATCACGCCGGAGGTCGACGTGCTCGGCTCGGCGACGTTCTACAACTCGCTGTTGACCAGTCACGGCATCACGATGCTGTTCCTCTTCGGGACGCCGATCATCGCGGCGTTCGCGAACTACCTGGTGCCGCTGATGATCGGCGCCGACGACATGGCGTTCCCGCGGATCAACGCCATCGCGTTCTGGCTGCTCCCGCCCGCCGCCCTGCTGATCTGGGCCGGCTTCTTCCCGGTCGACGGGATCATCCCGGCACAGACGGCCTGGACGATGTACACGCCGCTGTCGGCCGGCGGCGGCGTCGGCACGCAGGGGAACGTCGGCGTCGACCTGATGCTGTTGGGGCTGCACCTCTCGGGGGTCTCGGCGACGATGGGGGCGATCAACTTCATCGCGACCATCGTCACGGAGCGCGACGGGAAGGTGACGTGGGCGAACCTCGACATCTTCTCGTGGACGATCCTCACCCAGTCCGGACTGATCCTGTTCGCGTTCCCGCTGCTCGGCAGCGCCCTGATCATGCTGCTGCTCGACCGGAACTTCGGGACGACGTTCTTCGCCGTCGGTGGCGGTGACCCGATCCTCTGGCAGCACCTGTTCTGGTTCTTCGGCCACCCCGAGGTGTACATCCTCGTGCTCCCGCCGATGGGGATCGTGAGCTACGTGCTCCCGCGGTTCTCCGGCCGGAAGCTGTTCGGATTCAAGTTCGTCGTCTACTCCACGCTCGCGATCGGCGTGCTCTCCTTCGGCGTGTGGGCCCACCACATGTTCACGACGGGGATCGACCCGCGGCTGCGGGCCTCGTTCATGGCCGTCTCGTTGGCCATCGCGATCCCGAGTGCGGTGAAGACGTTCAACTGGATCACGACGATGTGGAACGGGAAACTGCGCCTGACGGCGCCGATGCTGTTCTGTATCGGCTTCGTCTCCAACTTCGTCATCGGCGGCGTGACGGGCGTGTTCCTCGCCTCCATCCCGGTCGACCTGGTGCTCCACGACACCTACTACGTCGTGGGTCACTTCCACTACATCGTGATGGGTGCGATCACGTTCGCCGGTATGGCGGGGCTGTACTACTGGTTCCCGCTGTACACCGGTCGGTGGTACCAGGAGTCGCTGGCGAAGGTCCACTTCTGGCTGTGGATGGTCGGCACCAACGTGACGTTCTTCGCGATGGTGCTGTTGGGGTACGGCGGGATGCCGCGCCGGTACGCCAGCTACCTGCCACAGTTCATCACGCTCCACCAGATCGCCACCTTCGGCGCCGTGTTGCTGCTGATCGGTGGGTTCCTGTGGGTGTACAACTTCGTCGTCTCCTGGCTGGAGGGGCCGACGGTCGAGAGCGGCGACCCGTGGAACCTCGCGGACCGTGACCTGAACACGGCCGAGTGGGACTGGTTCGACCAGAAGCTGAAGACCGCCATCGCGGACGGCGGCGACGAGGAGGACGGCGAGACGGTGCTGCCGGACGGCGGCGAGCCCGAGTCCGACGACTGA